In Botrytis cinerea B05.10 chromosome 3, complete sequence, the genomic stretch TAATACCGGGGGTTGGCTCTCGCCCATCAATCTCCTTGGGCAAATCCTGCACAATCATGCCTCCTTGTAAATCTGGTCTTGCCATTCTAAGATCGTCCAGAACTTTGCCCCGTCCCCCGCCAACGTCAACAATCAGTACGTTTTCTTCCTGAAGTTCTTCAGAATTCTTGGTACCGCAGTTTAAAACATCTGATAGCGGAAATTGGGAGGACACAAGCTCCGCAGCGGCACTTTGACTTCCCTGTGAAGAAGCTTGCATAGCCGCACTGAAGATCTCGAGATCGCGAGGCTGGGTATGTAGCCAGTCAAAGTAATCCATCTTGGTGTTCATAGTGTACTGAAACAGATTTTGTTCCCCATTGCTTGGGTTTTGGAAGGAGGTGCTAGAGAGATACTCCGGCAACTTTACGAGATAAGGAGCCAGGATCGAGGACCTTGCTGTCGTCAATTCATGAACCGAGCTGGATTGATAGACAATACGTACATTCCGCGCATCATAGTGCGAAAGGTGATATTAGTGAATAGTTTCGATCGCATGTTATGAGTGTATGTCTCTTCGCCAACTTCGGTGAAGATTCCGACGGAAGTAAGTGCTCTCATGATACGGACTGCCTAATAGTTAGGCTTGGGTCACTGCATCTTCTATGCTTCATAAGGTGAAGGCTATTGTAATGGATACAAATCTTACCCAGTAGTAGTTTTTCGGCTCCAGTCTGCCTCGCAAGCTGATCAGCATTTCTCGGCTCATTATTGTCCTCGAAGACCTCGAAGATCCGTATCTCAATAGCTGATCTGAGTGTCGCATTTGCTTGGGGCTATGAAGGCGTTAGCAGTCTAGCAATTTATCTTGGCAGGCTATTCATGAGGAACGAGAGAAAGTCTTTTACTGACTCCGAAGACaactttccaaatcccaGTTTCAGGTCCCTCCAGTTTGTCGACAAGCTGTTTCGCTGCAGATAGAAGTCCCTGTTTCTCGTGCAATGTCATTCCAGATGTAGAGTCTAAACCTTCTgaaattacttttattcCGTTCATGTATTCGGCTGCCATGCTGGCCGGGGGTTCAAGCGTTAGTGCTGCCGATGGTAgcattttgttgatttgttgTTCGCTGATGAGAATCTTTTTGAAGAACTTAGGTTGGCGATTTTAGTTCTTGCTCGAGATAAGATGTTTATTATAGGTCTCTGCATGACGGGGGGCATGCTGCCAGGATAAAATCGGTCTGCAAGTGCTGAGGGGGAAGGGGCAATAGTCAAGCAGCAGGAGTTGTCATTCTAGGCTAGCTCATCTCTTACGGGACATTCATTGGCAGTTGCCCAATGTAGAGAACCTTCTTATCCCATGTAGCTGGATGGTCAGTTAGTTGAATCCTTTAAACGCAGTGTCGCCCAAAGCAGGCCCTAGTGCGTCAAAATACACCCAAAATAGCGATTAGGGGGCCAAGGAAGCCCAAATAAATAATGGTTTATTATTTAGAAtgtctttttcaatttactgaaagaggaaagaCGTTTGATCAGATCGATTATTTACATTACCCCACCTCCCACCTGGGATCTGAAATTACTCATCGGTCAACACTATCAGAAGTTATTCTTCCAACCAAAGCatttgaagaaatctcaATGTTATGTCGAGGTATGCCCAATGATATACAGCACGCATATCCCTGAATCCTTATTACTGTTCACTATTGCCCATTTTACTCTTCAATCTATCAGCCTcatctttggattttgcgGTACCCTCTGTTACAGTAACACCTACCGTCTTCCAAATAACGCCATCTTCAACATTTCCTACGTTTTGAGATTCCACCAAAGGCCGAATACTCCGATCGCTAGCAGTGTGGTCGTTGATCACTGGCCTGTTATCAAGGGTTTGCCACCCGACTCCGAGTGATGATTGGCCTTTGGTGCTGTTGATCGGACTTATTTTGCTTCTGGTGAAAGCACGCCGAACGCGTGAGAGGTTTTGCAGTATATTACTGTGGCCAGGCCCTTCTTTTCTCAACTCGCACCAATGGGCTCTCCCAAAGTTCAATACATCCATCTCTTAGACCCCGCCAATATCACTAGCTCTATGACGTAATGTCCAATCTGAGACCTCAGCATAATCCTGTCACAAGTGTGTCGTACCCTAACCATCTACCGCGGGCTTATTGCCTTCATTATATACTTGTAGCGTTTCCAACGTGGTATCAGATGCACACATCAAAGATTGCCGCAGGTAATCAAAACAATGCTTCATATGATTCTCCGAATGGTGATGTTGGCGAACTGTTGCATTCCGACCAATGGATAAAGTTTGGTTGGCATAGTACCCAAGGCGTAATTCATTCTAAAAACAGGTCAGCGGAGTACGGTTGCTTGAACAGATGTAATTGCCAAACAATGGACTTGGTGATAAAACGCAACCGCTCTCACCTGCGCTGAATTCGCTTCGACTCCGGTATAGGGAACTGGGGTGTCGGTTGAGTCCACTACGATAAAGCCCCTCCCCCCTGTTATTTTTTAATGTCAGAAACTTCTCGGCATGTAGGACTGTTCACATTTACGAGGAATCAATTCGCTCCATGTAGCATTGGTCTCGAAAGATGGCGCCTTGGTAAATATTCTGTGCAATTCGAAATTCCTCGGCATTTTGACCAACTGCAATGCGTTAGCAAGACTTTGCACAACATGGATAAATATAAACGTGCAAGGAGTGTTGGGCTTGAGGGACTGCCAATATGCTCCAGTACAAAATCCAAGCGAGGTAAAAAGCAACAAAGTGGTtaagaaaagacaaaaattCTTCTGTATGGGTAGTGGCGTGTAGGATCTGGTAGTGCGCGACCATCTCACAGACTTCAATGATGAATTTCCCATGATATCCATTTTCACGCAATTCTGAGACAATGAattggaaagagaataagGTTGGTATGACAATGGGATAGAGAGCGTATAATTTATCAGAGATGGAGCCGTTATTCTTCGGCGTTCGCATCTAGTGGCGTGTTAATCTTTGGtaaatgatatgattttTTCAGTTGATAATTGGTCGGATTGCTTCAATTTGAACAAACTGGTGGTGCGGTGGTCTATTTTTGGTAACTTGATCTCTCTTTTAAAGAGATTGCGTCACATCGCCTGCGGCAAAGCACAATGGGGTCCCATTTGACCTTTCCCTTGGTGGACAACAATAAACTGCCCTCGGCAAGGCACCGTGAAGAAAACTCGTCCCGAAAGTTCGTCACTACTATGTCTAGTTTGTAGCTAGCTATCTTATGACAACTTTCTTATAGAAATATCCTGATTATAACTGAGTCTATTATACAAAAAAGGACTTATGGACTCTAGACCCCAGTAACCtatgaatatcaaaagcgGTATATACGTCATACTATGCCTTCTTACAATTCGGAGTGTTTGAATCTATGACTAAATTTGCACATGCTTTACTTGTCACCGAAGGCCAGAAAAACATGCATGGGTAGCATTTGCGAGTGATCAAATTGTAAGCATATGCATAGTGGAGACGCACGAAACTAGACAAGGATATCAAAGCGCGACTGGTATCTCACTTAATGATTACGACCGTTACTTTCAAGAGTTAACGGTGTCATCGAACTCTTTTCAAATGTGACATCTTGATTGCAAGTTCGAAATAACGACCAAAATGGAAGTTAGCTGTGACTGCATGGAATAACTGGGTGGATACATGCAATGAACTTGATCAGTTTGTAATGGTTCTGAATGTAATCCATCTTCTGACGCCGACATCTAGCCACTAAGCGCTGATCCTTTGGGCTGAAATGCGCATAGTTTCAGAATAGAAACTGAGCACGCCGCACGCTCACAGAACACAAATGCTCGACTTTACGACAGTGATTGAGGGTCGAAGCCAAACTCAGGCGCGCGCCGATGAGTATCACATTATGTCTAATCGCACAACTTGAGATCACTCGACGAAAAGACTCTTCTCGGAGATCTTGGCTGCTTTCCTCCGATGCTTCGTCCTGGAAGATAGAATTCAGAACTCAGAAGTCAAAAGActgttaaaaaaaaataagacATCCAGTAGTCCGAACTGCAGACTGTTGTAAGCCTTTTTGCTGTTTCATGATTCACAGATTCGCAGAAAAATCCACTTCTCAACATGATTTCGATAATTGAAAGTCTCTCATGACTTGGACTGCAGTCTGGACTGTTAGAAATCTTCACTAGAAAAAAGCCCGCCTGATTGATACTGGAAATCGTGTTGGTGTCCCACAACTCGGCCCAGGCTCAGGCGACGGCGACGATACTATGTCGATAATTGTTGGATTCTAGATGGAGGATATATCCATGCAAAATTCTTGCTGGGTAGAAACTATTCGACCTGACAACAATGAAGCCCAAGTACCTACTATGTAACTATAGGATGAATTTCTATTGGTACGACAAACACGTAGAGATATTCGCGAGCACGACGTGGAAAGACTACACTAGTGAATGATTAGCGTGCACAGACTACAAGGCTACAAACAATGGCCGAGGCGGCGGCGCAATATGCATTTTGAACTTCTACATCAATTTCTACAACATAACGTCCATGGTCCGGGACTCACGATTACTCTATCAAATTCTTCGGGTTGCTTTGCTATAAGATATTGAGGACATCTTGATCCAAACTTCGCAATATCATAAAAGTTCAACTTGGTTTCGAACTTGCAAAACGCGcaaatcttccaaatcctcaaGTCTACAAGATGCCAAAAGCAGAAGTTGGATCAACGAAATTTTTAAACAACAAGTTAAAGTCCAAAGGACTTCAGCGATTACGATGGTACTGCCAAGTATGTACATACTTTTTTGATGATGCATATCAGCCAACTAACACTATGGACAGGCTTGCGAAAGACAAATGCGCGATGAAAATGGCTTCAAAATGCATGTACAATCTGAGTCGCATGTTCGACAAATTCTTCTAATCGGCGAAGATCCTAAGAAATATATCAACGATTTTAGTAATCAATTCCAGCGTGACTTTCTACAATTGCTACGAACATCTCATGGCGAAAAGCAAGTCAATTTGAATCATTTCTACCAGGAATACATCAGCAACAAGGAGCATATTCATATGAATTCAACGAAGTGGCCATCCTTGACAGAGTTTGCCAAATTTCTGGGAAGAGAAAGCTTATGTCGAGTAGAGGAAGCAGATAAAGGTATACAAGTAGCATGGATTGACAACTCACCCGAAGCGTTAAGACGGCAAGATGCgattagaaagaaagagagacaGGATAAGGGTGATGAGGAGCGGGAGCAATTGCTTATCAGAGAGCAGGTACGTCGAGCAAAGCAAGATGCCGAAGCTCGTGGAGAATCAGAGATGGATGAGCAAGAACGAGGCCTtaaaagagaggaaggggagaaaATAAAGCTTAGCTTCGGTGCTAAGTCTGCCGTTTCAAACTCTGAAAGCAAAACTATTGAGCCAGAGGAGAGCAAGACACCGGCTGGTGATGCGCCTTCTCTTGAAACTGCAAAAGATGAGGACAAACTCTCTGAGATACCGGCCACTGGCGATGATAGAACCACAGAGTCTACAAATCCGGAGGCAGCGCCACCAGCACCAGCCAAAGTTTCCTTAAAGATGGGATTCCAGAGCAAACCAAAGAACGTTTTTGCAGCGGCCAAAAAGAATGCTCTAGGGGGTAAGAAGGCCCCAGCATTTGAGCCGCCGAAAAAGATGAGCGAAGCAGAGCGTATTATGAAGGAAGAAATTGAGCGCAAGAGAAGCAGGGAGCAAACAAATGGAGGACCATCCCATAAACGACCACGATTTTAGTTACCTAGCGATCATGAGGGTTTCGGCATTGCACGGAGTTACATTTAAAGGTACTTTACGATGGAAGGAATATGGCGTTATACTTGATACCACATGCATCTGTAGAGGAGCCAATGCAGGACGTTCTtatttttcaagaaattccTGTTAGCCTTCATTGATTGTGTGTCAATGATTTTACCCGGCTCTCAGAAGTCTACAATCTTCCACAAATGGTCGTGAAATTAAATTTGTTATAATATGTCGGGCAATTGATACGGCTTGATTCATTCAGATGCTTCAGAGCTTTTCCTTATCTCATTTCTTTGTAGTTGTTCTAATACCATATCCAAACTCCTTTTAACTCCTTCACGCTACGAACATTATGCACCCTGTGTCCAGATCCAAATTCCTATCCCATAAAGCGTAGTAGTTGACCTAATAAAAATCAGTAAAACCCATGATGACTATAGTCCTATTATGCTTGAAAACAGACGCCTCTAGAGCGATGTGATTGTATGTGGCTTGATCTCGCAAGCTCTAAGATAGGAAATATTATATGAGTTTCAGAACGTCATAGACTCCTCATAAGCTTATAGCCAGGCAGCAAAAACTCTTACCTTTGCTTGAAAatcatctctcaaatctcttAATCCGCTTCCGTAGCACTTCCATCTCTCCTACATCCATATTAGCTCCAATCCATCACAGAAACACCCGTCCCCAGTGCAGAACAACTCACGGAATATATTTGACCCTCGCTTCTTCCTCCATTGTCGAAACGATCTCTTCCGGTAGTTGTCCATTAACTTTCGTCGCATAAACACCTCTCACATATCCATCCAACCGCTGCCATTTCGCGACCCAAGATTTGGATGGATCGGCCAGTGTAATGAGACCTTCGAACACTTGAGATGTGCAGTCGATGATCGCTTCCATAGATCCTTGCAGATGGAGAAAATCCTCGCAATTGGGGCACCCTTCTCGCATAAAACGCTGGAGGTGTGTATGTTAGTTTTTGACTACCAAGTAGAGATGGGAGGAAAGGATGAAGGAAAGGTAGATGCATACGTTTTGGGTCATGACGATTGAGCAGACCATGCATGCGCGGAGGTTGCGCTGCTGATTAGGAGGTACGTAGTTTTCAGTCATTTTGCTTGTTGTGATCTTTTGGCTGGAGTTGAAGTTGTAACGCGAAGGCTTCCAGATTTAAGAGGGCTATGATTTATATAGTTGAATGGGTTGGGATTGTCCGAGATGTCAAAGAAAGCTGCAAGGCTGAGAAAAGCTTGGACCAGCTGCCTAAAAAAGTTGACACGGCTGAATCTCCCACTTGATATCTCTCTCACCAGGACTCTGAACATTAATACAAAAACTATAAATTTGGAAATAACTTCCTTCAAGCGGTAGAAAAATGGCCCAAACTACAGAAATCACCGTAGATACTCCAATGCAAGAAGCATACCAATCATCTATTCCCTCAAAACGCAAACTAGATAGTCACGAGCACAAAGCCATGACTATCACAACACCACTTTTTTCCTACATTCACCTGGAACTTCAGACCTCATCTTTCAAGAAGCCACAACTAGATGATATTACAGCAAAATCATATATGACCTCGGCACTGTCGCAATTCCTGGGACTCCATGGCTCTGCTATCTCCattgatatcttgaagaCGGAGGACAAGGACGTTTGGATCAGAGTCATGAGAGAGGATGCTAGTGCGGTGGTTGCGGCGATGGGGGGTTGGATTAAGAGGTTGGGCAATGGGGATGAGCAGGTGGGGTGGAGGGTGAAGGGGAGGGCAAATTGGTTAGGAGGTTTGGTAGGAGAGCGAGATATCGAGGAGGTTTGGAATGACTGAGGATTCTGGAGGCCAGAGCAATCTACCTTTACTTTTCGTCCATAACGAGATCTCCCATAGGTCTGGGATTCTGGTTTTTGCAAAAGAGCTCTACTGGATAATATGGGTGTTGCACCGTCAAGAACATCCGGTACAAGGAAGAATCGGACAGAGTGCATGCCTTTCGTCCGAGTGCCACACAAAGCTTGCCTCCCTAAACATGGGAAATTCAATCCCCGGCTATCAAGCCAGGAGTTTGAATACTAACTGTGCAAGTCATcgatttcaaattctttgaaaaggGACATATTCTCGGTTCTGAAACATCTACAAAGAAGACTGGAACCATGCAAATGACTTCGTGTCAATAGGGTCGGGCCTGAAGCTTTACAGGCGACGTGCGGACATAGATATGCTCGTTTTGGTCGGTGGTGGCTTTACGAAGCATTGAAAATGGATTACATCGCGCAATCATGCTCACATTCTCAatgaaattgatttatagGCAGAAAGCATGTAGCGAGATCTATagataaatattcaatttagatGCTAAGCTATGGCACGGTGTGTTTATAAATGATCACtgaaaccaaaaaaaaaaaaaaaaattgctCCTTCTTTGCCCATGGAGCTTTACCAACCTGATTAATGTCAAGCTGGACCCCCCAATATCTCATAAGTGCCCCTTCCAGCTTGtagacaaaagaaaataatataaaataatatgaaAACTTTTGTGGTATTCCCCAATCATCTCAGTCGTTTCAACCCAACGCCTCGCATTTTATATTACGCCCATCTTGAGAAGTCTAAACTATCAACCATTGGCTCATCCTCAATTGTGTCCTTATCTGGTTCTGCCGTAGACATAACCGACGATTTTTGAGAACTAGCGTCAACTGAACTAGATAGAAAACTGAAGTTGGCGACGGAAGCCCGGCGAATACTGGTCATGCTCTCTCGAGCCTTAGCATCGGAAACTGCACTAGTGGATGTGCCTGGTGGGGAATTATGAGTAGAATCAGATCGCTTTGGTGCATGCTTTGCCCTGAGCCGATTGATCTCACGTAGGCGATTGCGCCATGGTGAAACGTGTTCTCCACCCTCACGATTTGCCCAGACCGAGGAAAAGACTGAAGCATTCATTGCTAGCAAGCGAATAAACTCCGGCAAATTCTTCAGGCTGACAATTTTCATCTCAGCAGCAGGGGAAATCTCCGGGAATCCAGGCTTGCTCATGACCTGAACTTTGTAGTATGGGTCTTTTCGCACTTGTCCTTGTCGTGGATCTCTAGCAGCGGTAAAGGAGAGACGGGATTCTGGAGCAATAACAATGTTGACATAGTTGAAAGCAGATGGAAATGTGTCGTACTTGAACGGCAAGCCGGAGttgttgaaaatgatattcaCATAATCATTACCAAtatgtttcttcttttgggCGCACTGTGGATCGTTTTCGAGATTTGTCGGCATCTGTGTTGTCACATGAAAAACGATTTCAGAAACCCGATCTCTCCAACAGAATACCTTCTCTCCATCAGAACCGTATATTGTGTCGAGACCTTGAGCATTGAACTTGGCCCCCTTGAGTTCAGTCACTGTCGCAAGCCCTGCAAGAAATGTATAGTATTCCTCACTACCTGTGATATTAGCAAGTATCTCGACTTCCTGTGTCTGCTTGTCACCGATATAAATGACACCAACTTTGTGCCCATCCACAGTAAGATTGCGATCGAGAGCCTTTACAGCGCGCCTAGTCATGTCGTCATCGGGAAGAGCGATTGGGCGTGTGAACTCAGTGCCTTGCGGAATTGAGGCAGTTAGTTGTAGGAGGAGGTGGCTGGGGAGAACAACATTGGCATTGGAGTGCTTTGCGTCACGTAAAGCATcggtagagagagagatctGATGAGGAGGCGGCGGGCTGAACTTTTCGCGAACCATATAACAAGAAGTACCTGACGGATGGCGCTTGGTGATTTGGGCCCAGCCTTTGTGGGTAGCCTGCTCAATGGTGACAACACTATGGCCAATGATCCAGcgcttttttaatatttcacCATACAGTTCTGGAATAAAGTCTGGATCAGCAGAAGATTCGTCCACATCAGCATAAGCAACTCTTTGCATATAGTCCAAGGTGACTTGTGCTTgctcatcaatcttctcctttccattcGCATCAGTCGAAACGAGGTTCTTAGCAATCCAACCAACTTGACCAGCGCGATCAGTGAGTTTCAAAGACAGAAACCAGAAAATGATAACATGATATGCAAGAGCATACACATACTGTGGTAGATCATCCGAGCTGCTTGCTTGCGCGCTTGAATCCACCATATTACTTTCTGTTGAAGGTGGTCCCGAGGCAACTCGAGCTCGGGGGAAGTTGTTTCTCGAACTGCTATCCTTGTTCGGCTGATCTCGtacattttgaagatatcgGAAACATATAGCGAAAACAGTTCGGTATTCCTCTTCTCTAAAGTTGGCGTATAGTTCTGGGAGTCTTGATAAACAAGCCAAAAATTCTAGAATGTGAATTGCGACATGCTGTTGGGTGATAATCTGCGACATCTTTTGAAGAATGGTGACAAGTGCTTTTCTAGTCGAACCAGGGAGTTCATGGCAACAAATCGACAGGGCATGGATACAGCACTTAGCAGCCCGCTCCCACGCGCCTACACCTTGTAAAAAAGTCCTGACAATTTCGTCTTCCTCGGCTTTGGAAAATTCTCGGTTGTAACTTGTGACCATTGTCAAGACGTGAAAGAGACAAATGGCCACGTCAGCTTTGCGTAATCCAGATGATACTGGAGGCTCTTGAAAACTACTATCTTTGATCAAATCGCATAGCAAAGATCTGAGCTTTTTTATCTGGGGAATTGATGACTTGAAAAGGGCTTGGTTGGTCAATTGAGACGGCAGGTGAACAAGAATATAGCTGTAAACTTCCCAATCACACCCACCATCAAGGAGTTGACAAATAACATCGAGATAAGAGCCAATGTTCAAGACAGTCTGCACAAATGGCTGGTATGGGTTCAAGTCATCGCTAAGGGCCTGCCCTTTCTCTTCAGTATCAGTTAGATCCGGATGAGCGGACTCAATAGATGTACGTGTGAGATCGTCGGGAGCATTTACCGCAGAATCCTGTTTGTTCTCCCTTACTATATCTGCTTCGACGATGGTATTTCGAACAGCAGAGTGTTGTGAGTTTTCTTGATCAGAAATCAATCCTGCAGCATCCAAATTTTGTGCAATGAACTTTTGATCTACatcttcaattattgaaactAGGCGTATAGTAGCATTGCCATTTGTGGTGTCTGGCAAGGCGTCGGCATCTGGCGACATCCACATCTGGTGGTTGCGCTGTAAAGTTCTATTCATGCCACTGCCTAATCTGAAACTCTGTTTGGGAAGAGACTGTGCTTGGCCGCCTGAGGTACTTCTAGATAGGCGAGAATTGGATTCATCTGCCCGAGCCAATCGACTTTGCTGAGCGGCTTCATCTGCAGCGTGCTTCTTAGCTAGAGATTCGGCTGTTCGATAGAGAGAAGCGGCTAAAGTATATGACTCTGTGAAGGGCGTAAGGAAGATTCTGTTCATTGCGTCTGCTCGAAGCCGAAAGAACATTTTTAGAGCAGATATACGGGAGTCTGTTGGACAGTCAGAAGCTTGTGCGATGGCAAGTAATTCTTCAAACACCCGTAATGACCTAGAGACATCCGTAAACATGGTTCGCatgaatatttgaatgaaaCCTCTCACAACGACATTGGAAGGGCTGTGCACAATAGGAGGCGCGACGAAAGAAGATGCAGACTTGCTCGACAAGATACCATGACGAGTCCCTGGGGGCGATCCAAGAGGCGATTGCATTCGGTCACTGGTAACCACACTTCTCATAATGTCTACGGCATGTTGGAACAAACTGTCGTCTAAAGTTTGTTCGGCCATCACTACAGCGAAATCAATGAATTCCTGCAGTATTGCAATATCCTTCTCATCTCGGACATACCCCAAGACTGTGACCGCAAAAGCCTCGAAAATCTCCGGCTGATCAGTAACGCTGACGATAACATATACATCTGTCACCGCTTTCAGAGCGTGTAGTCGGATATCGGGTGGGCGGGACCGATCAGCAAGGAAGCCGCCAAGAATTAGGTGAATATTATCTTTCCATTGTAAATCCGATGGCGAGCAACATTTGTAGTCTATGTAATGATCAATGACCAATTTTGCGCAAGTATCTGGAAGATAGTTACGGGATTCgacaaaaaattcaatacagTCGTCCTTCTGAACGAAGTTGGGTGGAGGTGAGTTTAGTAATTGCTCGACGCGCACAATTAGACCACCAATTAGTTCCCCCATTTTTGTTATAAACTTTTGCTGCGAGGTTTCGTCTTTTGAAGGTGGACTTCCATTGATAGTATTGTATATCTGAGATCGATTTGTCACTGGGTCTGGAATACGCTTACAGCAGCTAGACACAATCTCAAACATTGGTGACCAGTCTTCATCAAGTACATTCTGCATAATTCCACCTTCATGAGTGAAAAGCGAGTGAATCAGCTGCAATATATCGCAGTCAACTGCAGTACGGTCGAGCTCAAGAACCTTTCGCAGAGATGCCATGAGAAGAGTGAATGGGACTAAGGGGTAGCCATTCTTTGCGTCCTTTGCAAGTAGTTTTTCCAATGCCGATATAGCACCCCTTACTTCTTTTACATTCTGGCTATATTGCTTATCATCGGACTTGTCTAACAGAGGCTTTCCAACGACTTCCATCAGTATTCTGACCATTGTGAGACCGTGATGAGATTTACATAAGTTGCTGATACATCTCCACGCGTCTTGGTGCACATT encodes the following:
- the Bcspt4 gene encoding Bcspt4, with amino-acid sequence MTENYVPPNQQRNLRACMVCSIVMTQNRFMREGCPNCEDFLHLQGSMEAIIDCTSQVFEGLITLADPSKSWVAKWQRLDGYVRGVYATKVNGQLPEEIVSTMEEEARVKYIPRDGSATEAD
- the Bcrts2 gene encoding Bcrts2 codes for the protein MPKAEVGSTKFLNNKLKSKGLQRLRWYCQACERQMRDENGFKMHVQSESHVRQILLIGEDPKKYINDFSNQFQRDFLQLLRTSHGEKQVNLNHFYQEYISNKEHIHMNSTKWPSLTEFAKFLGRESLCRVEEADKGIQVAWIDNSPEALRRQDAIRKKERQDKGDEEREQLLIREQVRRAKQDAEARGESEMDEQERGLKREEGEKIKLSFGAKSAVSNSESKTIEPEESKTPAGDAPSLETAKDEDKLSEIPATGDDRTTESTNPEAAPPAPAKVSLKMGFQSKPKNVFAAAKKNALGGKKAPAFEPPKKMSEAERIMKEEIERKRSREQTNGGPSHKRPRF